A portion of the Candidatus Pristimantibacillus lignocellulolyticus genome contains these proteins:
- a CDS encoding HAD family hydrolase: MYNTIIFDVDGTLINTEKAVLGSLQKMLFVEFNKSYNFDELSFVLGIPGSNSLPQLGIKDIDRANDLWNIYMKEFSDSISVYPGIEDLLGRLHKQKIKIGIVTSKTRVELTDDFEPFGLMKYLSYVVCADDTNLHKPNPEPILKFLEISKANPQQSIYIGDTIYDAQCARDSGVSFGLAVWGADKEIKIHANHYFNTPNEILHYATR; this comes from the coding sequence ATGTATAACACAATCATTTTTGACGTAGATGGAACACTTATTAATACGGAAAAGGCAGTTCTCGGTTCTCTACAAAAGATGTTATTTGTTGAGTTTAATAAATCCTATAACTTTGATGAGTTATCATTTGTTTTAGGGATTCCTGGATCGAACTCGTTACCTCAGCTTGGAATAAAGGATATAGATCGAGCGAATGATCTTTGGAATATTTACATGAAAGAATTTAGTGATTCAATCAGTGTCTATCCGGGCATAGAGGATTTACTAGGTCGGTTACATAAACAAAAAATTAAAATTGGAATTGTTACTTCTAAAACAAGAGTAGAATTAACTGATGATTTTGAACCTTTTGGACTTATGAAATATTTATCTTATGTAGTTTGTGCAGACGATACTAACTTACATAAACCAAATCCCGAGCCAATTTTAAAATTCTTAGAGATATCGAAAGCAAATCCCCAACAATCAATATATATAGGTGACACAATATATGATGCTCAGTGTGCTAGAGATTCTGGGGTTTCATTTGGATTAGCTGTGTGGGGTGCAGATAAAGAAATAAAGATTCATGCAAATCATTATTTTAATACACCTAATGAAATACTTCATTATGCCACTCGATGA
- a CDS encoding GNAT family N-acetyltransferase — MIIKSKDLEVKGLKYSIRSAVIEDAETLSKLRVQIDGETENMDRERGEAYIDTSAFEEIIKTDTESLRNLFLVAVIDTQIVGYSRCEGTNLKRLLHKVEFGVCVLKEYWGYRIGKNLLQESISWADSVNIKKMTLNVLETNNKAIELYKNHGFEIEGILKMDKLLADEIYYNTIVMGRLKSEIW, encoded by the coding sequence ATGATTATTAAATCAAAAGACCTAGAAGTGAAAGGATTAAAATATTCTATTCGCTCTGCTGTAATCGAAGATGCAGAGACTCTGTCTAAACTACGAGTGCAAATTGACGGAGAGACAGAAAATATGGATAGAGAAAGAGGAGAGGCATATATTGATACCTCGGCATTTGAAGAAATTATTAAAACAGATACTGAGAGTTTAAGAAATTTATTTTTGGTCGCAGTAATTGATACTCAAATTGTTGGATATTCTCGATGTGAAGGAACAAATCTAAAGCGATTATTACATAAAGTAGAGTTTGGAGTATGCGTACTAAAAGAATATTGGGGATATCGTATTGGGAAAAACCTATTACAAGAGTCTATTTCTTGGGCTGATTCTGTAAATATAAAAAAAATGACATTGAATGTGTTAGAAACAAATAACAAAGCAATAGAATTGTATAAAAATCATGGATTTGAAATTGAAGGAATATTAAAAATGGATAAATTACTAGCAGACGAAATATATTATAACACTATTGTAATGGGAAGATTGAAATCAGAGATATGGTGA
- a CDS encoding NUDIX domain-containing protein, which yields MPICINQKGDVFEELLVITEEQVDQTSLDYPITHAFVVAKNKEGFLLLFNSWKDNWELAGGLIEPGETLRECAIREMFEETNQSPGRIEFKGLMKFKLRNGKIEYGGLFSADIENERPFLMNEEANKIIFWDGIKDIGYIDEIDKELLKYY from the coding sequence ATGCCCATTTGTATAAACCAAAAAGGTGATGTTTTTGAAGAACTATTAGTTATCACAGAAGAACAAGTAGATCAAACGAGCTTAGACTACCCAATTACACACGCTTTTGTCGTCGCGAAGAATAAGGAAGGATTTTTACTATTGTTTAATAGCTGGAAGGACAATTGGGAGTTAGCTGGAGGATTAATCGAGCCTGGAGAAACATTAAGAGAATGTGCAATACGGGAGATGTTTGAAGAAACGAATCAATCTCCAGGACGAATTGAGTTTAAAGGACTAATGAAATTCAAATTAAGGAATGGAAAAATCGAGTATGGGGGCCTTTTTAGCGCAGATATAGAAAATGAGAGACCTTTTCTAATGAATGAAGAAGCAAACAAGATCATATTTTGGGATGGAATTAAAGACATAGGATACATAGATGAAATAGATAAGGAATTATTGAAATATTATTAA
- a CDS encoding NIPSNAP family protein produces MIYRRKTYFVDTSFVEEFNSLFNDILLPAQLKNGSRLIGRWCMSVDDDISEIFAMWEYDSLEQYEEIEKKIKSDEDHVKLVQLRFDQIGRDRMKEVLRKNIEQKFLTLTVDREKTILNKIM; encoded by the coding sequence ATGATTTATCGTAGGAAGACGTATTTTGTAGATACATCATTCGTAGAAGAATTTAATTCATTATTTAATGATATTTTGTTACCTGCTCAGTTAAAAAATGGTTCAAGACTAATTGGTCGATGGTGTATGTCGGTAGATGATGATATTAGTGAAATCTTTGCTATGTGGGAATATGATAGTCTTGAACAATATGAAGAGATAGAGAAGAAGATTAAATCAGATGAAGATCATGTAAAACTTGTTCAACTACGTTTTGATCAGATTGGAAGGGATAGAATGAAAGAAGTTCTAAGGAAAAACATTGAACAAAAGTTCCTCACATTAACAGTTGATAGAGAAAAAACAATATTAAATAAAATTATGTAG
- a CDS encoding class I SAM-dependent methyltransferase — MSKKSSNRTNIIVDSEVGTAISVDLDKDIIHKTNSFYWGTKGNDFLRAIVLPYYGAYISEEKYQLFGDVSGKKLLEIGCGNGQSLQYQGERNASELWAIDISERQIEKASQHLKAYGLSAKLICSPMEKECGIPEEYFDYVYSIYAIGWTTDLEGTFCRIAAYLKKDGVFIFSWSHPIHRCVTSDKDKFTFKKSYFDECWYPVAVEEGELLLADRNLSTYVNALAKAGFVIEQMIEQSDDEIMQSQDDHSDLSKRAKLFPITFVIKARKL, encoded by the coding sequence ATGAGCAAAAAATCTTCTAATAGAACAAACATTATAGTCGATAGCGAAGTCGGCACCGCAATTTCGGTAGACCTGGATAAGGACATTATTCATAAAACAAACAGCTTTTATTGGGGTACAAAGGGCAATGACTTCTTAAGAGCAATTGTGCTTCCTTATTATGGAGCATATATATCAGAAGAAAAATACCAGCTTTTTGGTGATGTCTCAGGGAAAAAACTATTGGAAATAGGATGTGGCAACGGTCAATCCTTGCAATATCAAGGGGAACGCAACGCGTCTGAACTTTGGGCTATAGATATATCAGAAAGACAAATCGAAAAGGCATCGCAGCATTTGAAGGCATACGGTCTTTCGGCAAAATTGATCTGTTCTCCCATGGAAAAAGAATGTGGCATCCCGGAGGAATATTTTGATTATGTTTATTCAATTTATGCGATAGGTTGGACAACGGACCTTGAAGGTACTTTTTGCCGGATTGCTGCTTACCTAAAAAAAGACGGTGTATTTATTTTCAGTTGGTCTCACCCCATACACAGATGTGTTACTTCAGACAAAGATAAGTTTACTTTTAAGAAGAGCTATTTCGATGAATGCTGGTATCCGGTAGCCGTTGAAGAAGGCGAGCTTTTATTAGCGGATCGTAATTTATCAACCTATGTAAATGCGTTGGCAAAAGCGGGATTTGTAATTGAACAAATGATTGAGCAGTCTGATGATGAAATTATGCAATCACAGGATGATCACAGTGATCTATCAAAGAGAGCAAAGTTGTTTCCTATAACGTTTGTGATTAAGGCAAGAAAATTATAA
- a CDS encoding GNAT family N-acetyltransferase codes for MKCRLDFYNSKWESIVRSFELNEKQKDFVFVPSKALDFFELDNNCFAIIIFLETEPIGFFILHRSKEAKDYSDKIQNVFLRSLSIDRNYQCRGYAGSAMRVLPKFICDNFPETEEIILTVHEKNTPAKKLYEKSGFVYNGKNIKGRKGNELVMIYSLLS; via the coding sequence TTGAAATGTAGACTTGATTTCTATAATTCAAAATGGGAATCCATCGTAAGAAGTTTTGAGTTGAATGAAAAACAGAAGGATTTTGTATTTGTACCATCAAAAGCTCTTGATTTTTTTGAACTAGATAACAATTGCTTTGCAATAATAATATTTTTAGAGACAGAACCAATCGGTTTTTTCATTTTACATCGTAGTAAAGAAGCCAAGGATTATTCAGACAAAATTCAGAATGTATTTTTAAGATCATTGTCTATCGATCGGAATTATCAATGTCGCGGGTATGCTGGTTCAGCAATGAGGGTCTTGCCCAAATTTATATGTGATAATTTCCCGGAGACTGAAGAGATAATTCTAACAGTACATGAGAAGAACACTCCTGCTAAGAAATTGTATGAGAAATCAGGGTTCGTGTATAACGGTAAAAATATTAAGGGTAGGAAGGGCAATGAATTAGTAATGATCTACTCACTTCTATCTTAA
- a CDS encoding VOC family protein — MNAKVKQIECVYIPITNPYESAEWYQKNLGLELRNPVTEDQVQLRVGEQQAIFLIKTKECSTLNFIEVGGIEMSVITLEVTDIEEIYSNMKINGVRIEGINESEGCGDFFNVFDPDGNKISIWGGWK, encoded by the coding sequence ATGAATGCAAAAGTAAAACAGATTGAATGTGTTTATATTCCAATAACTAATCCGTATGAGTCAGCAGAATGGTATCAGAAGAACCTTGGCCTTGAATTAAGAAACCCAGTTACTGAAGATCAAGTTCAATTAAGAGTCGGAGAGCAACAAGCTATATTTTTGATTAAAACCAAGGAGTGTTCTACTCTGAACTTTATTGAAGTAGGTGGAATAGAAATGTCTGTAATTACTCTTGAAGTCACTGACATAGAAGAAATATATAGCAACATGAAAATAAATGGTGTAAGAATTGAAGGGATTAATGAATCAGAAGGTTGTGGGGATTTCTTTAATGTATTTGACCCTGATGGTAATAAGATATCTATATGGGGCGGATGGAAATAA
- a CDS encoding NUDIX domain-containing protein, which yields MGMSNYYKNLREKIGDELIFMPCVAGIIRNEKGNILFGRKHNEQNWGLIAGAIEIGETPAQAMIREALEETGLDIEPIRIIGVYGGKEQRLTYKNGHQVEYVTIVFECTIKDGQLDPDNEEMKELKFFSEDQIPPIANTFPDYIFSSKQEERAHFVR from the coding sequence ATGGGAATGTCAAATTACTATAAAAATCTTAGAGAGAAAATTGGAGACGAACTGATTTTCATGCCGTGTGTAGCTGGAATTATTCGAAATGAGAAAGGCAATATTCTCTTTGGAAGAAAACACAACGAACAGAATTGGGGATTAATCGCTGGTGCGATTGAGATTGGAGAAACACCAGCTCAGGCTATGATTAGAGAAGCTTTAGAAGAGACTGGACTGGATATTGAGCCCATACGAATTATCGGTGTATATGGTGGAAAAGAACAAAGATTAACTTATAAGAATGGTCACCAAGTAGAATACGTAACAATAGTATTTGAATGCACTATTAAAGATGGACAATTAGATCCAGATAATGAAGAAATGAAGGAACTGAAGTTTTTTTCTGAAGATCAGATACCACCGATTGCAAACACGTTTCCAGATTACATTTTTAGTTCAAAACAAGAGGAAAGAGCACATTTTGTAAGATGA
- a CDS encoding HIT family protein, whose amino-acid sequence MNCLGCKLANQLLETNVVFEDDSITCVLDIDPLNEGHTLILPKKHFKDLEEIDETTIKSIINASVIISNVLKGIYQPDGISIIQNGGIFNDLEHYHMHVFPRYKDDGFGWVEPINKSEIKLNEVKMKMIEELRVEVKPKNSSPS is encoded by the coding sequence ATGAATTGTTTAGGCTGCAAACTTGCGAATCAATTATTAGAAACAAATGTAGTTTTTGAAGATGATAGTATCACCTGTGTATTAGATATTGACCCACTGAATGAAGGGCACACATTAATCTTACCTAAGAAACATTTTAAAGATCTTGAAGAAATAGACGAGACTACAATTAAATCCATAATAAATGCATCAGTAATAATATCTAATGTACTTAAAGGGATTTACCAACCAGATGGAATATCGATAATACAAAACGGTGGAATATTTAATGACTTAGAACATTATCACATGCATGTATTTCCAAGGTATAAGGATGATGGTTTTGGATGGGTAGAACCGATTAATAAATCAGAGATAAAATTAAACGAAGTAAAAATGAAAATGATAGAGGAGTTAAGGGTTGAAGTTAAGCCGAAGAATTCATCACCTTCATAA
- a CDS encoding GNAT family N-acetyltransferase gives MIIEEINEKNLDEVTELAIKLWPNNIWSELKNEFEELIKSNKDMVYLAVIENEYIGFIHVSLRIDYVEGCSSNPVGYIEGIYVGEDYRNIGISRKLIEAGEVWLKSLGCIEIASDTGVENYGSQDFHKKIGFKETGKIVTFIKKIE, from the coding sequence ATGATTATAGAAGAGATAAATGAAAAAAATCTTGATGAAGTCACTGAATTAGCTATAAAGTTATGGCCAAATAATATTTGGAGTGAACTCAAGAATGAATTTGAAGAATTAATAAAGTCAAATAAAGATATGGTTTATCTAGCAGTTATTGAAAATGAGTATATTGGTTTTATTCATGTATCCTTAAGGATTGACTATGTTGAAGGCTGTAGTTCAAATCCAGTAGGGTATATCGAAGGAATTTATGTAGGCGAAGATTATAGAAATATTGGAATCTCTAGAAAGCTAATTGAGGCAGGAGAAGTATGGTTAAAATCATTAGGTTGTATAGAGATTGCATCGGATACAGGTGTGGAAAATTATGGTAGTCAAGATTTCCACAAGAAAATTGGATTTAAGGAAACAGGGAAAATAGTGACTTTTATTAAAAAGATAGAATGA
- a CDS encoding GNAT family N-acetyltransferase, producing MISLRSIDQSNWEECIDLKPKQEQQRFIASNLYSIAEAHFLPDFVTKSIYFEEILVGFAMYGKAPEDSNYWIYRFMIDNQFQGRGYGKKAMKLIINDVEMKDDRTDILMLGYNPENDSAKKFYEKVGFQEVGLAPWGEILVKYSFT from the coding sequence TTGATTAGTTTAAGATCTATAGATCAAAGCAATTGGGAAGAATGTATTGATTTGAAACCTAAACAAGAACAACAGAGATTTATTGCATCTAATCTATATTCGATCGCAGAGGCACATTTTTTACCTGACTTTGTAACTAAATCAATTTATTTTGAGGAAATACTTGTCGGTTTCGCAATGTATGGCAAAGCTCCTGAAGACAGTAATTATTGGATTTACAGATTTATGATCGATAACCAATTTCAAGGTCGTGGATATGGCAAGAAAGCAATGAAACTTATTATTAATGATGTAGAAATGAAGGATGATCGAACCGATATTTTAATGCTAGGTTATAACCCGGAAAATGATTCTGCAAAAAAGTTTTATGAGAAGGTAGGATTTCAGGAAGTAGGTTTGGCACCGTGGGGGGAGATTCTAGTGAAGTATAGTTTTACTTAG
- a CDS encoding chloramphenicol phosphotransferase CPT family protein, which yields MDKGTIIFLNGITSSGKTSIVEAMQSYSEPFFYVVANDLFENTIGDKHLQTDYWKYLSEVIIMMYHTAKLFSDSGKNVLIDGMLVERPELKPHYEKVKEIFEGFPLEIVEVFCPLDLCRKRNIERGDRRVDQSDEQYKIMSQNISYSCSVDTSLNTPDECAEIIITSLFKKKHSILIWEKSEFD from the coding sequence ATGGATAAAGGAACAATTATATTTTTGAATGGTATAACAAGTTCAGGTAAAACTTCAATAGTGGAAGCCATGCAATCTTACTCTGAACCCTTTTTTTATGTTGTTGCAAATGATCTTTTTGAAAATACGATTGGTGATAAACATTTGCAGACAGACTATTGGAAGTATTTAAGTGAGGTAATCATTATGATGTATCACACAGCTAAATTATTCTCCGATAGTGGAAAGAATGTTTTAATCGATGGGATGCTTGTTGAAAGGCCTGAGTTAAAGCCACATTATGAAAAAGTCAAAGAAATATTTGAGGGATTTCCATTAGAAATAGTTGAGGTATTTTGTCCATTAGATCTTTGTCGAAAGCGAAATATAGAACGTGGTGACAGAAGAGTAGATCAATCAGATGAGCAATATAAAATAATGTCACAAAACATTAGTTATAGTTGCTCAGTCGATACGAGTTTGAATACACCAGACGAATGTGCAGAAATTATCATCACATCATTATTCAAAAAGAAACATTCTATTCTAATATGGGAGAAATCAGAATTTGATTAG
- a CDS encoding GNAT family N-acetyltransferase produces the protein MIESTEWQGILDKGKSSLSNSLENSWYSISVYSKENEIIGFGRVLSDGELHALICDVIILPEYQRHGIGSELLQKLITKCKNHDI, from the coding sequence ATGATAGAAAGCACGGAATGGCAAGGAATACTAGATAAAGGGAAGTCTTCTTTAAGCAATTCTCTTGAGAATAGCTGGTATAGTATAAGTGTTTACTCAAAAGAAAATGAAATAATCGGATTTGGTAGAGTATTATCAGATGGAGAATTACATGCATTAATTTGTGATGTAATTATATTACCAGAGTATCAAAGACATGGAATAGGATCTGAATTGCTACAAAAGTTAATAACGAAATGTAAGAACCATGATATTTAA
- a CDS encoding VOC family protein, which yields MNSPIANRVDTIFVHVTDLEKSVEWYSNLLGLEVKGEVQGPIYTFEMGEGRPGLTLDDHCFDDNYVFVPQNQPLFNLNTEDIDAAYQFVNQRGIEIVQEIQSFPDLSEFTFKDPDGNIIMICTCFNVKE from the coding sequence ATGAATAGTCCAATAGCAAATAGAGTTGATACTATCTTTGTGCATGTAACGGATTTAGAGAAATCAGTTGAATGGTATAGTAACCTTTTGGGCTTGGAAGTTAAAGGCGAAGTTCAAGGACCCATTTATACATTTGAAATGGGTGAAGGGCGACCGGGTTTAACTCTTGATGATCATTGTTTTGATGACAATTATGTATTCGTTCCACAGAATCAGCCATTATTCAACTTGAACACCGAAGATATAGATGCTGCATATCAATTTGTAAATCAACGGGGTATAGAAATTGTACAAGAGATTCAAAGCTTTCCAGACTTATCAGAATTCACTTTTAAGGATCCGGATGGAAATATTATTATGATTTGTACATGTTTTAATGTTAAGGAATAA
- a CDS encoding NAD(P)-dependent oxidoreductase gives MKILVAGATGVVGRLLLPKLILEGHEVFGLTQNASNKSIIENIGANALIANVFDREEIISALEESQPDVIIHQLTSLSNRNFSENTKIRIDGTRNLVDAALNVGVKRIIAQSISWAYEPGEELAFEEEALHVLAEEPRKTTIDGIFELERTVTELPHHVILRYGMFYGPDTWFESNGFMAKQLFQRQFPASEGITSFIHVEDAAQAAVSALSWPSGAVNIVDDEPAKGLDWVPVYAKELGAPTPENLLDRKGWERGASNRKARQEYGWKPLYPTWRNGFIDSIKQL, from the coding sequence ATGAAAATTTTAGTAGCTGGTGCAACTGGAGTTGTTGGTCGTTTGTTACTTCCAAAATTAATACTTGAAGGTCATGAAGTATTTGGATTGACCCAAAACGCTAGTAATAAATCCATTATCGAGAATATAGGAGCAAATGCGTTAATTGCTAATGTCTTTGATCGTGAGGAAATAATATCTGCGTTAGAAGAATCACAACCAGATGTCATAATTCATCAATTAACTTCGTTGAGTAATAGGAACTTTTCAGAGAATACTAAAATTCGCATAGATGGCACGCGTAATTTGGTTGATGCCGCTTTAAATGTTGGCGTTAAACGTATTATTGCTCAGAGCATTTCCTGGGCGTATGAGCCCGGGGAAGAACTAGCATTTGAAGAGGAAGCTCTGCATGTCCTTGCCGAAGAACCTCGAAAAACTACGATTGACGGTATTTTTGAATTGGAGCGAACTGTGACTGAGTTGCCACATCATGTAATTCTACGCTATGGAATGTTCTACGGTCCAGATACTTGGTTCGAGAGTAATGGTTTTATGGCAAAACAACTTTTTCAAAGGCAGTTTCCTGCAAGCGAAGGAATTACTTCGTTCATTCACGTTGAGGATGCCGCTCAAGCAGCAGTTTCAGCATTAAGTTGGCCATCGGGTGCAGTTAATATTGTTGACGATGAGCCGGCAAAAGGTTTGGACTGGGTCCCGGTTTATGCTAAAGAATTAGGTGCACCTACGCCTGAAAATCTTTTGGATAGAAAAGGTTGGGAGCGAGGGGCATCGAACAGAAAAGCTCGTCAGGAATATGGCTGGAAACCGCTTTATCCTACTTGGAGGAATGGCTTTATTGATAGCATTAAACAACTATAA
- a CDS encoding DUF4279 domain-containing protein — protein MENTNAKVYLSIYGESFPIKELSDILELEPTESYKKGDEILVKPSPHYHYEGRRFRKETSWELGTDYEETYELEEQINKVLIQLKNKEELITNFCEEYNLKCLFMIVIKMNNGETPVVGISHEFVKMAYQLGAEIHFDLYANPYKSDFELTR, from the coding sequence TTGGAAAATACAAATGCTAAAGTTTATTTAAGTATTTATGGCGAGAGTTTTCCGATAAAGGAACTTTCCGATATTTTGGAACTAGAACCTACGGAATCATATAAAAAAGGTGATGAAATATTAGTAAAACCAAGTCCTCATTACCATTATGAAGGAAGAAGATTCAGGAAAGAAACGTCTTGGGAATTAGGAACAGATTATGAAGAAACATATGAATTGGAAGAGCAAATAAACAAAGTTTTAATACAATTAAAAAATAAAGAAGAGTTAATTACCAACTTTTGCGAGGAATATAATTTAAAATGTTTATTTATGATTGTGATAAAAATGAATAATGGAGAAACTCCTGTAGTCGGGATAAGCCATGAATTTGTAAAAATGGCATATCAGTTAGGAGCAGAAATTCACTTTGATCTCTATGCAAATCCATATAAATCAGATTTTGAATTGACAAGATAG
- a CDS encoding histidine phosphatase family protein codes for MKKIYLVRHCKAVGQQPESPLTEEGSKDASSLIVDFFMGKRIEKIISSPYLRAIDTIKPYSIISNTEIKIDERLMERVLSTSNLEDWLIKLEETYEDLELKFEGGESSSEAIKRGIQLINEIVEMRENNVILVTHGALLSLIIMQYNQTFGFKDWQAMKNPEIYCLEVEQNGIRLNHLL; via the coding sequence ATGAAGAAGATTTATCTTGTTAGACATTGCAAAGCAGTTGGTCAACAACCAGAATCTCCTTTAACTGAAGAGGGTAGTAAAGATGCTTCGAGTCTCATAGTAGATTTTTTTATGGGTAAGAGGATTGAAAAGATTATATCAAGTCCTTATTTAAGGGCAATAGATACAATAAAGCCTTATTCAATAATCAGTAATACAGAAATTAAGATAGATGAACGACTAATGGAACGAGTTTTGAGTACATCTAATCTTGAAGATTGGCTAATAAAACTAGAAGAAACCTATGAAGACCTAGAATTAAAGTTTGAAGGCGGTGAATCATCAAGCGAAGCGATAAAAAGAGGTATTCAATTAATAAATGAAATAGTTGAGATGCGTGAAAATAATGTCATCTTAGTAACACATGGAGCATTACTTTCACTAATAATAATGCAGTATAATCAAACATTTGGATTTAAAGATTGGCAAGCTATGAAAAATCCAGAAATCTATTGTTTGGAAGTTGAACAAAATGGAATTAGACTTAATCATTTACTCTAG
- a CDS encoding methyltransferase domain-containing protein — protein sequence MQDKQTTINSKAWNTKAYEAWTIQFGHPEAQAEKLKLNGKHKLRRWIKYIGDPNGMRIINLLGSAGSKAIPLALLGADVTIVDISKENQKYASEVARYANVKLNYILSDVLNIPAENNLRNYDLVLMEFGVLHYFSNLEPIFELVNNLLRNNGRLILTDFHPFTSKSSNYFDSNLVEEKIAFSDILSEEDRKDLPKVLLRKWTMGEILSTLAEKNMILRKLEEEPHHINSGVPAFYTIVADKINEHQSPLIP from the coding sequence ATGCAAGATAAACAAACGACTATTAATAGCAAAGCATGGAATACAAAAGCTTATGAAGCATGGACGATTCAATTCGGACATCCTGAAGCACAAGCAGAAAAACTAAAGCTTAATGGGAAACATAAGCTTCGTAGATGGATAAAGTATATTGGTGACCCAAATGGAATGAGAATTATTAATCTTCTTGGATCAGCAGGAAGCAAGGCAATTCCATTAGCGTTGCTTGGTGCAGATGTCACTATTGTTGATATTTCTAAAGAGAACCAAAAATATGCTTCCGAAGTTGCTCGTTATGCTAATGTGAAACTTAATTATATTTTGTCAGATGTTTTAAATATACCAGCTGAGAATAATCTTAGAAATTATGATTTGGTTCTTATGGAATTTGGTGTTTTACATTACTTTTCTAATTTAGAACCTATTTTTGAGTTGGTAAATAACTTACTAAGAAACAATGGTCGACTGATTTTGACGGATTTTCATCCTTTTACAAGCAAAAGTTCTAATTATTTTGATTCAAATCTTGTTGAAGAAAAGATAGCTTTTTCAGATATTCTTTCAGAAGAAGATCGTAAAGACCTACCAAAAGTTCTTTTGAGAAAATGGACGATGGGTGAAATTCTATCTACATTAGCAGAAAAGAACATGATTTTAAGGAAATTAGAAGAGGAGCCGCATCACATTAATAGTGGTGTACCAGCATTTTATACAATTGTAGCTGATAAAATAAATGAACATCAATCTCCTCTAATTCCATAA
- a CDS encoding aminopeptidase P family protein gives MRLIKSIDAQELAIVACQNSKQYLKPGISEKEFADKCEEIMRSLGAESLWYPMLVNFNENTIFCTRGDHLPSEEVYLKVNDIVLVDYSPMLNGMWGDYSETILVGKNEEFQKLIEDAKQIFELTYEFSNKVNTVGELFEFCTELIEHKGYTLLDPNGNIGHTIENFSNHDKRIYIYPENNDLSLKGKKWAIEPHIGKNGYGAKFENVIVL, from the coding sequence ATGAGACTAATTAAATCAATAGATGCGCAAGAGCTTGCTATAGTTGCATGTCAGAATTCGAAACAATATCTAAAACCAGGGATATCTGAAAAAGAATTTGCTGATAAGTGTGAAGAAATAATGCGTTCTTTAGGTGCTGAATCACTATGGTATCCGATGCTTGTAAACTTTAATGAAAATACTATTTTTTGCACTCGCGGAGACCATTTACCTTCAGAAGAAGTATATCTGAAAGTGAATGATATTGTCTTAGTAGATTATAGTCCTATGCTGAATGGAATGTGGGGAGATTACTCAGAAACGATACTTGTAGGAAAAAACGAAGAATTCCAGAAGTTGATTGAAGATGCTAAACAAATTTTTGAATTGACATATGAGTTTTCGAATAAAGTTAATACAGTGGGAGAATTATTTGAATTTTGTACAGAATTAATAGAACACAAAGGATATACATTGTTAGATCCAAATGGAAATATTGGACATACAATAGAAAACTTTTCTAATCATGATAAAAGAATATATATATATCCCGAAAATAATGATCTTTCTCTTAAGGGGAAGAAATGGGCGATTGAGCCTCATATAGGGAAGAATGGGTACGGGGCAAAGTTTGAGAATGTAATAGTATTATAG